The genomic window CTAAAGCTAGATTCTTTTCAAAGGAGAGATCCCGCAAGTCGGAAATGGGGGCGGATCGAGGGACCCCTCCGCTGCAGCCACGGCGGAGCTCACCCGATTTTCCCCTCTGGATCATCGAGCTCGCTACCGTTCCTAAAATCATAGACAACCATTCCACTACCAGGGAAGGTCATCGATGACGTCGGCCGAACAGTTCTGCCGACGGTTCGCGTGCCGGGATTGCGCCGGCAATGCCCAGGTTGCGCCCAATGCCCGCGTTTCCGGGAGCAAAGGCGCGGGCGGCTCTCGCAAGCCTCCCGACCGGGCATGCGCTGCATGCGCCGCTTTGAGCCTCCTCCGAACCTCCGACCAGAACGACCACACATGCTTCGCCCGATTCCTCGCGGGTAGGGCAAAGGTGAGGTGGCCGCCATTGCGGGCTGGCGCGACGGCCTCCCGCACGGTCGGACGCTCGGAGAGGCCCAAGCCTCTCCTGGCCACGGCATAGGCCGCGCCCTGGTGAGAGCTCACACCGTGACGACGCGCATGGTTCACCGCGCCAATCACGGAAGTATAGGCCGGATCGACTTCGATCACCTCGACTCCGGCTCGAAAAGAGGCCGCCTTGAGCAGGGAAATGGTCTTGGAGTAGCCAAACGACGAGATCTTCCTGGCGGCGGATGGACTTGCCACCTCAAGCTCAGCCCTCCTTTTCTTGAGATCCAGCCGCTCAAGGACCAGGGGAAGACCACGCTCCCGGGCCATCTCCACAATCCTCCTCGCCGCGTCGCCGATGATCGCCTTGGCTTGATCTTCGGTCTTGCCGTAGAGGTTGAGATCCACCCGAAGGGCCCGCCGCAGGTTGCCAAACCGGTCCGTCTCCGCCACGGCCAGATGGTCGTGGTTGATGTCGATCCCAAGCGCTCCCGCCAGACGGCTCGTCGCCATGGGAACGGGCTTGGCCGGGACGCTCGCGAAGACCCGCCAGCCCTTCCGGTCCCTCACAAAGCGGTAGCTCACGGCCACTCCTTCCCGCTTCCGGACAGGCTTGCCGCCCTTGGTTTGCGACAGAACGATCCGGCTCGCGGCAAGCGCCTGAAGGATCTCCTCCTGGCCATAGGCGAATCGCACGCCGGGAATGACCAGAAGCTTGCCATCCGAGGCCAGCGCATCGGGAAGACGCAGGCGCAGGGTCAGGCTGCCGTCGTCCTCGGCCGAAGCCCGGCAGGACTGGTTGCCCGCGGTCTCGTCCTTCGAGCCGATCACGAAGAACTGGCCGCTCCGTGCGGATTGCCAATCCTCTTTCCACTCCGCATGGCTGCCGTAGCCGTTCTCCTTGAGGGCAAACTGCTTGCGGAAGAGGCGGCGGGAGCCGAAGCAGAGGCGGACGCGACCCGAGTCCCGGTCGGCGATCCGCGCCGCGAGCCTGGCGCGAAGGCTCCCAAGCCGCCGCTTCTTCTGGTG from Methylacidimicrobium sp. B4 includes these protein-coding regions:
- a CDS encoding IS200/IS605 family accessory protein TnpB-related protein, coding for MSDRPVFTYQTRLRLTEGQVAALDAYADLYGRAERTLFARMRVGIPMGDLKFEFLRRFGITARQFNAIRVGLEGKIASIRERLPEWIAEAESRIQKAERVIGILSAREPGSEKLHQKKRRLGSLRARLAARIADRDSGRVRLCFGSRRLFRKQFALKENGYGSHAEWKEDWQSARSGQFFVIGSKDETAGNQSCRASAEDDGSLTLRLRLPDALASDGKLLVIPGVRFAYGQEEILQALAASRIVLSQTKGGKPVRKREGVAVSYRFVRDRKGWRVFASVPAKPVPMATSRLAGALGIDINHDHLAVAETDRFGNLRRALRVDLNLYGKTEDQAKAIIGDAARRIVEMARERGLPLVLERLDLKKRRAELEVASPSAARKISSFGYSKTISLLKAASFRAGVEVIEVDPAYTSVIGAVNHARRHGVSSHQGAAYAVARRGLGLSERPTVREAVAPARNGGHLTFALPARNRAKHVWSFWSEVRRRLKAAHAAHARSGGLREPPAPLLPETRALGATWALPAQSRHANRRQNCSADVIDDLPW